The genomic stretch AGTAGAGCAATGACCTCCAATCCGCTCATCCCAGGCATGAGACGATACTCACCCACGCGCAGCAGCGGCACTTGCTCTGGGTCGATGCGAGCCAGCAGCCGATACGCCCAGGCATCCTCTAGCACGCCTTGCGAAGCCAAATCACGTACGACCTGATGAAATCCAGCACCTGCAGGTACTTGGTAAAGGGTGGGCTCCTCAAGGGTAATGGGTGCCGCAAGGCGCTGCTGCCAATAGGCATAGCCACCCAGCACGGCGGCCATGGCCAGCACCACCAATACCCCTAAGACGGCAAATAACCGTTTCACGTTGATACCTCGATCATGTTATGGAAACACGCTTGGATAGCCCAGCAGCCGATGCGCTTCGGTTTGTAACGGGTCCACTGCAAAACGCGGCCAAGTTGCCAGCTCGCAACCGTGCGCCTCTCTCAATTCACGCACGGGCCAAACCCCTTGCACTGAATTGCCTACCCAGAGTCGCTCGACGCTGGGTAGGTCGTCGACGGCCAGCGGCGCCTCATGGATGATGCCAGCGTCAAGCAGAGCCGCGCGCAAGGTCCCCGCAACACCGCACTGATCGACGCGCGGGGTATACAGGCGTCCCCGTGACGCCCAAAAGAGATTCATGCTGGTGGCTTCCACGACGTTACCTGCTTGGTCCACGAGAAGCCCTTCGGCGACATGGGGCTCGTGCCACTCCTGACGCGCCAGCACGTTCTCCAGACGATTGAGATGCTTGATGCCTGCGAGTAGCGGCTGGTGCCCCAACCGAAGGTGGCATAGACGCACGCACACACCATGCTGCCAACGCGATTGATTGGCCGTAAAGGGCGTACGTCGAGCCAACAGTCGTGGTGCTACCTGATCAGGTAACGCATACCCTCGACCGCCGCTTCCACGGGTCAAGATCAGCTTGAGAACTTCCAGCGCTGCCTCAGGTGGCGATTGCCACGCCTGAGACAGCTGCCGAGCAGACGGCAATGGAATATTCAAACGTTGGCAGCCCTTTGCCAATCGGGCGTGATGGTACTCCCACAGCACGGGCTGCCCATCGCGTAGCAAGACGGTTTCGAATAGACCATCGCCATACGCCAGCCCGCGGTCATCGAAGGGCACCTGGGGCATCGGCATCAAGGCTTATACCTTCTTGAACAACAGCGAGCCGTTCGTGCCACCAAAACCAAACGAGTTCGACAGCGTTACATCGATACGCATGTCACGAGCAGTATGGGGGACGTAGTCGAGATTGCAGCCCTCTTGGGGGTTGTCCAGGTTGATGGTGGGCGGCGCCACCTGATCGCGAATGGCAAGAATGCTAAAGACGGCTTCGACAGCGCCAGCCGCTCCCAGCAGGTGACCGATCATCGACTTGGTGGAGCTTACGGCCACGTGCTGCGCCGCACTGCCCAGCACTTTCTCGATCGCACGACTCTCAGCCAAATCCCCCGCTGCCGTCGACGTGCCGTGAGCATTGATATAATGCACGGCCGACGGATCGATGGCGGCATCTTTGATGGCATTGCTCATAGAGAGGGCAGCGCCACGACCATCCTCCGGCGGTGCCGTCATGTGATAGGCGTCATCGCTCATACCGAAGCCAGCCAGCTCTGCATAGATATGCGCACCGCGTGCTTTCGCATGCTCATACTCTTCCAGTACTAGCACCCCCGCACCATCCGAGAGCACAAAGCCATCTCGGTCCGCATCCCAAGGACGGCTGGCCGCCTGCGGATCGTCATTACGCGTCGATAGCGCTCGCGCCGCCGAGAAACCGCCCAGGCCAAGCGGTGTGGTAGCCATCTCCGCGCCGCCACAAATCATCACGTCCGCATCGCCGTACGCAATGGTGCGAGCGCTATAACCAATGTTGTGAGTGCCGGTGGTACAAGCAGTCGTAATGGCGATGTTCGGCCCTTTGAAGCCGTGCTGGATCGCCATGTTGCCCGAGATCATGTTGATAATGGAGCCCGGTACGAAGAACGGCGACACGCGACGTGCACCGCCTTTGTTGAGCGCATTGTGGTTATGTTCAATCATTGGCAAACCACCAATGCCTGAACCGATAGCCACACCGATGCGCTCGGCGTTCTCATCGGTGCACTCGATGCCTGAATCCTGAATGGCCTGCGCACCAGCGGCCATGCCGTACTGAATGAACAGATCCATCTTGCGTGCATCTTTGGGATTCAGGTAGGGACTAATATCAAAATTCTTTACCGAACCGCCAAACCGCGTATTGAAGCCACTGGTATCGAAGTGCTCAATCGGCGCAATGCCGCTTTTACCTGCGACGATGTTCGCCCACGACTCATTGACACTATTACCCACTGGGGTCACCAGGCCTAACCCAGTTACCACTACCCTTCTTCGCGCCATCAGCTTTCCTCCAGGCATCCATGGTGACACGACCCATCTGGGTCATTTGCTGCAGAAATTTGGTGACTAGTATAACGGAGTTTGAACGTTATATTCATTGTGAGCGTAAAGCAAAAAAGCCGTCCCCTATCAGGACGGCTTTTTTAATACGGGCGGGCAACACCCCACCTTGGTTCTTTGCGATAACCGCGCCCTTACTGGTGGGCGTTGACGTAGTCGATCGCTTCTTGAACCGTAGTGATTTTCTCAGCTTCTTCATCAGGAATTTCGGTGTCGAATTCCTCTTCCAACGCCATCACCAATTCAACGGTGTCCAGAGAGTCGGCACCCAGGTCTTCAGTGAAAGAAGAGCTGTTCTGGATGTCTTCTTCTTTAACGTTCAGGCGCTCTGCCACTACTTTCTTTACGCGCTCTTCAATAGTACTCATCAACGTACTCCAGTCGTTCACATTAGCCGTTATAGATAACCAGCTATTTGGAAACCGCAAGCCAAAAGCTGCGGGGTAGTTTATAGACGCCCTTAGGTTGACGCAACCGCCAAACCCAAGGCCATCAACGCATATTCATACCGCCATTCACATGCAGCGTTTCACCGGTGATATACCCTGCGGCATCACTCGTCAAAAAGCCCACGGCGGCGGCGATTTCTTCTGGCCCACCCAAGCGTGCCAGAGGAATCTGTTTGAGCAA from Halomonas meridiana encodes the following:
- the acpP gene encoding acyl carrier protein, translating into MSTIEERVKKVVAERLNVKEEDIQNSSSFTEDLGADSLDTVELVMALEEEFDTEIPDEEAEKITTVQEAIDYVNAHQ
- the fabF gene encoding beta-ketoacyl-ACP synthase II, which produces MARRRVVVTGLGLVTPVGNSVNESWANIVAGKSGIAPIEHFDTSGFNTRFGGSVKNFDISPYLNPKDARKMDLFIQYGMAAGAQAIQDSGIECTDENAERIGVAIGSGIGGLPMIEHNHNALNKGGARRVSPFFVPGSIINMISGNMAIQHGFKGPNIAITTACTTGTHNIGYSARTIAYGDADVMICGGAEMATTPLGLGGFSAARALSTRNDDPQAASRPWDADRDGFVLSDGAGVLVLEEYEHAKARGAHIYAELAGFGMSDDAYHMTAPPEDGRGAALSMSNAIKDAAIDPSAVHYINAHGTSTAAGDLAESRAIEKVLGSAAQHVAVSSTKSMIGHLLGAAGAVEAVFSILAIRDQVAPPTINLDNPQEGCNLDYVPHTARDMRIDVTLSNSFGFGGTNGSLLFKKV
- the pabC gene encoding aminodeoxychorismate lyase, encoding MPMPQVPFDDRGLAYGDGLFETVLLRDGQPVLWEYHHARLAKGCQRLNIPLPSARQLSQAWQSPPEAALEVLKLILTRGSGGRGYALPDQVAPRLLARRTPFTANQSRWQHGVCVRLCHLRLGHQPLLAGIKHLNRLENVLARQEWHEPHVAEGLLVDQAGNVVEATSMNLFWASRGRLYTPRVDQCGVAGTLRAALLDAGIIHEAPLAVDDLPSVERLWVGNSVQGVWPVRELREAHGCELATWPRFAVDPLQTEAHRLLGYPSVFP